From a single Tachypleus tridentatus isolate NWPU-2018 chromosome 6, ASM421037v1, whole genome shotgun sequence genomic region:
- the LOC143254467 gene encoding uncharacterized protein LOC143254467: protein MVPIRIALGFILCQEAIWVCASKHENKGLSSTKLHDYNKDQKNPIENLSKSVIIYEKRAQFDSPENYGKGPWELFTYGFGVKYGSNPFAQVEKGFGYVKALGREYCQENPAQCPGYTDTKPFIYHGVKEPYWGYRPRSSPLHDLPHGHISKLDALYTLVKGLPKHF, encoded by the exons ATGGTCCCTATACGTATTGCTTTG GGATTTATTTTGTGTCAGGAAGCAATCTGGGTCTGTGCATCCAAACATGAAAACAAAGGCTTGTCTTCAACAAAACTTCATGATTATAATAAAGACCAAAAGAATCCAATTGAGAATTTGTCAAAATCCGTTATCATCTATGAAAAGAGAGCCCAATTCGACTCCCCGGAAAATTACGGCAAAGGTCCATGGGAGTTGTTCACGTATGGCTTTGGAGTGAAGTATGGAAGTAACCCCTTCGCGCAGGTCGAAAAAGGCTTCGGATACGTGAAGGCTCTGGGTCGAGAATACTGTCAAGAAAATCCTGCCCAATGTCCTGGGTACACGGATACAAAACCTTTCATTTACCATGGAGTTAAGGAGCCATACTGGGGTTACAGGCCACGTAGCTCTCCGCTTCATGACTTACCTCATGGCCACATAAGCAAACTAGATGCTCTTTATACTCTAGTTAAGGGGTTGCCTAAACACTTCTAA